The region CCGTAGACTGTGATCATGATGAGTAGCCCAGGATATCCTAGGTGGCAGtgggctctgaagccagactaCCTAAATTTGGATCCTGGCTGAGTGACCATGGACAAGTTaactcagcttctctgagcctgaCACTGTTCAAAGCGCTCTTATACCtgaaaagactttttttggtggtgggggagCGGGTGGCCACATTGCagggcacgcgggatcttagttccccgaccagggatcgaacttgtgcccGCTGCGGTGGAAGCACGGCCTTAACctctggacggccagggaattcccagaaaagaTTTTTACAGTAGCGCTGGGCACATGAAAAGCATGCAGTCGAGGTTGTGTGTTATCATCCTTTGAGGCCTTATATTCTGCCACCTCctggaagccctttttttttttttaacatctttattggagtataattgctttacaatggtgtgttagtttctgctttacaacaaagtgaatcacttatacatatacatatgttcccatatctcttccctcttgcgtctccctccctcccaccctccctatcccacccctttaggtggtcacagagcaccgagctgatctccctgtgctatgcggctgcttcccactagctatccaccctacatttggtagtgtatatatgtccatgccactcgctcacagacctactagagcatggaagCCCTTTTGACCACACTAAACTGAGATCGCGTGTGTTTCCCTGGGCTCCTAGCACCTCCTGGTGTTTGCAGGTCGGCTTGCTCTTTGATGTGCATTTGTCTCTTCTCTCCGCTGAATTTGCggcccctgagggcagggcccgGGCTTGTTAGATGTGTTTCTCCCACGGTGGCCAACACTAGGCTGCTTTCCTTGGGACCGGCTGCAGGACGAGTTGTGCTGGGAAGCGAGGCCCTGCCCAGGCATGTGGATTGTGCAGCGGTGGGGGCAAGGGTGCGGCTGGGGCTCAGCAGCCCTGCACCCCCAGCTCTGTGCTGCCGGCCAGTGCCCTGCCTTGAGCTCCCTGGCCGTTTCCCAGCACTTGCCAGCCGCAGGGCTCTCCGTGGGGAGTCCCGCTGATGATCACCTCCTCTTCAGGGTGGAGTCCATGTCCCTGGCCGACAGAGGGAACCCTGGAAATGTTACCTCTCGCTTGGTGGAGAAGGAGAAGGCCAGAGGTTGCCTGATTCCTATGGGGTGAGCACCCACCCTGGCTCCGTGTGCCTGTCCCCGCTCAGCAACCTGCCTGGCCTGGAGCAGGGGTGCAGGAACTTGGATTATCTTGTGGCCTCCCGCCTTTGGCCCTGGTCTGCTCTGCAGGGACTCTGGGCATGGTGGGACTTAGTGCTGGCCCTGACTTCCGTGTCCTGAGGCCCCCAGTCCGCTCTGTTCCTCTGGGTTTCCAAGCATGGCCCAGCCTGTCACTCCCACCCTGAGGGGCTCAGTCACACAAGGCATGATGGCAGCTGCACCCTAAAGCCTTGGAGGCCTAGAAAGTTGAGGAGGCGGGAGGCTTTTGCTCACCGGCCATGCTGGCGAGGGCCCTTGGGACCTGTCAGTGCAGCATCAAAGGTGCTGCATtcgcagagcagctaagctctGCATCCAGAGCCACCCCCGGGGTCTGTGGGCAGGGAGTTGTGGCTCCGCTGGACGTGTGAGGGGATGTGCGGCTGCCTCCACATCCAGGGACCATCTCCGAGGGAAGCCTGTAAAGCCAGAAGCCCCGGCCGAAGGCCCCTCTGTGGCTCTGGGCTCCCAGGATGAGGGGAGGCTCCAGCTACGGGGAGCAGAAATCTGGGTGTGGCCTTCCCAGAGGGGGACTCGTCTCCCGCAGTAAAGCACTTTTCCTTGAGGCACAAGAGAAGCTGGCCAAGCCAGTTAGTGCCCCACCCACGCCCTCCTGTGTGCTGGTCTCTGGTGAACAGGCTTCTTAGAGTCTGGCCAGCGTGCTGACTCCCTACCTGTGCTTCACCCTGAGTCGTCACTACTGTCACCGTGGCACAGACGGGCCCTCCAGTTGTCTCCTGCCTGCAGCCCTGGGGCCCGtccccaggctgcctggctccGCGCTCACTGTCCGTTGTCTGTGTTCTAGGATAACCTCAGAGAACGTAGCCGAGCGGTTTGGCATTTCGCGGGAGAAGCAGGATACCTTTGCACTGGCTTCCCAGCAAAAGTGAGTGCTATTCGGGGTGAGATGTTTAAAGGGCTGGAGAGTGAGGTTTGGAGGCTGTCCTAAGTGATCTCAGGTGAAGCTGCCCTTAGGCTACCACTGGTTTCCAAGCCTCTACCTCCCAGAAGCGGGAGGTGGGCAAGGGCCGGGGGCCACTGTGCAGTTAGCACTGTGTCCCATTACGGTCTTTTTACCCTGAGTGTCTTTCCCTAGCttggcctcggtttccccatccaTTCATTGAGAGTGTAAGGAGGGCcagggctcttctctagttggcTGTGGTTTGGTGATTAGACATGGTAACCACAGGCTTTTCTGGATAGCCTGGAGGGTGGAGCCAGTGCTGCTGGGGACCCTGGCATCCCTGAGTCTGGGTAGCATcctgaggcaggggctggggacactgaggcagTGGTCCTTAGCCACTCGGGTGCAAGTAACCATTTGAGAATTTGGTGAAAGCTGTGGCTTCCTCCCCATGGGAATGCCCATGGGCCCTTACATTTTGCATATGATTGCAAGGATCACCCTAAAATGCCCTGTGCTTTTACACTGTTTAAATACAAAGATTCATCCAGTTGTTTGGtatatggcattttattttattttgacatttaaaaaattttatttcactaaCAAGTTTGTGTTAATCGTAAGTGTCACTCATGCAAATTATGCATAGATATATTCAGGGTAGTATATGTCATTTTAATCACGTGGAAACGTGGGGAACGGATGGAATTGAGCGACGAGAGGGAACAGAAAAGCTGGCAGAACCCAGCACAAATATTCCTGGGGCTCCAGCCTCAGTTTGGCTTAGTCCCTCTTGGGTGAAGGTCTTAAAGGGGAGCTGCCACTTGCaaacttccccctcccctttgagGTTGGGATCAGCCAGGATCTGAAGATCTAAGGCTGATGGCCAAGAAGTCCCTGTAAAGCCCTGGGCTTCCCACTCCCAGGGCAGGTGGGGTAGTAGGGGACTCCCTGCACTCCCCCCGAGGTGAGTGTGACCCCGTATTTAGCAGCCTGAGCTTGCATGTCTGTCcaagagggcagggcagggcaggacagGAGGCCTCAGGGAGGGACCCCAGGAAGGAAGGTAACCCCATGGAAACCTGAGCCTGGCTGTCCACGGTGCTGGCAGGGCAGCCAGAGCCCAGAGCAAGGGCTATTTCCAAGCCGAGATTGTGCCTGTGACCACCACGGTCCGTGATGACAAGGGCACTGAGAGAAGTGTCACCGTGGCCCACGATGAGGGCATCCGCCCCGACACCACCCTGGAGGGCCTGGCCAAACTGAAGCCTGCCTTTAAGAAGGGGGGCTCTACCACAGCTGGTGagactgggctgggggtggggtgaggagggggctgcTTCCATGCCGGGTGTTCTCCTCTGGGAGCCTGGAGCCACCAGGCAGGGTGGGCGTGGAAGGTCTGGACCTCCTCGGAGCTGCCCCGAGGGCTCCTTAACCCTGTGGTTTGCCTCTAGGAAACTCTAGCCAGGTGAGTGACGGGGCAGCTGCCATCCTGCTGGCCAGGAGGTCCAAGGCAGAAGAGTTGGGCCTTCCCATCCTTGGGGTCCTGAGGTCCTACGCAGTGGTTGGGGTCCCGCCTGACATCATGGGCGTTGGACCTGCCTACGCCATCCCTGTAGCTTTGCAAA is a window of Physeter macrocephalus isolate SW-GA chromosome 18, ASM283717v5, whole genome shotgun sequence DNA encoding:
- the LOC102974484 gene encoding 3-ketoacyl-CoA thiolase, peroxisomal; translated protein: FCFSDIPETVPLSAVNRQCSSGLQAVASIAGGIRNGSYDIGMACGVESMSLADRGNPGNVTSRLVEKEKARGCLIPMGITSENVAERFGISREKQDTFALASQQKAARAQSKGYFQAEIVPVTTTVRDDKGTERSVTVAHDEGIRPDTTLEGLAKLKPAFKKGGSTTAGNSSQVSDGAAAILLARRSKAEELGLPILGVLRSYAVVGVPPDIMGVGPAYAIPVALQKAGLTVEDVDIFEINEAFASQAVYCVEKLQLPPEKVNPLGGAVALGHPLGCTGARQVITLLNELKRRGRRAYGVVSMCIGTGMGAAAVFEYPGN